Proteins encoded within one genomic window of Haematobia irritans isolate KBUSLIRL chromosome 5, ASM5000362v1, whole genome shotgun sequence:
- the LOC142240407 gene encoding uncharacterized protein LOC142240407 → MSSTPAFRHPSFFCHSLLRLSRFYEGKGYANQQQQQTIDDHHPLRGIFNLLHINIIILSTTKMENIAKMASTLPDFEDDVPMSDEEREIDPTIAPLADVSTISTTADPATLADLSTNKNPLTTAPGVPPGELSVASPPLSAPVRKNQGSNIQRGRRECVICKAKHHLRDCKEFRAMRIERRLRTVALHKCCGNCLDATHFVRDCPSLHRCKHCNGDHHTMLHNHAKNSADRSRPATKSAPRQKSGVPPKPGRSSIRPHITSDPSVRSYQPSTSSAPRPVMAIQPVATLGPTMVIQLELNDRRVPVRALLDPCAGLSLICRSLAEELRLSPVAVGPEVFCQVSVASSHDPSQRLGVSARIVDLTHITSPSESVNPALKDHFAGLQLADPHFYQASHVAIVLGPEVYHKIMRPQTYSSPGFPWAQLTMFGWVISGPCNI, encoded by the exons atgtcatcaacccccgcctttCGACATCCAAGCTTTTTTTGTCATTCTCTTTTGAGACTCTCTCgcttctacgaag GCAAAGGCTACgccaatcaacaacaacaacaaacgatcgacgatcaccatcctctacgaggcattttcaatttattgcacataaatataattatattatcAACAACCAAG aTGGAAAACATAGCAAAGATGGCCTCTACCCTTCCTGATTTTGAGGACGACGTCCCCATGTCTGATGAGGAACGGGAAATCGATCCAACCATCGCACCTCTGGCCGATGTATCCACCATCAGCACGACTGCTGATCCTGCCACTCTGGCCGACCTTTCCACCAATAAAAATCCGTTGACGACGGCTCCTGGAGTTCCTCCAGGAGAATTATCTGTGGCTTCGCCACCCCTTTCGGCACCAGTTCGAAAGAACCAGGGTTCGAATATTCAACGTGGCAGAAGAGAATGTGTCATATGCAAGGCAAAGCATCACTTACGTGATTGCAAAGAGTTCAGGGCGATGCGCATTGAACGAAGGCTGCGTACCGTAGCGCTTCATAAATGTTGTGGTAATTGCCTTGACGCCACACACTTTGTTCGTGACTGTCCCAGTCTACACAGGTGTAAGCACTGTAACGGTGACCATCACACCATGCTGCATAATCATGCAAAGAATAGCGCTGATCGGTCCCGCCCTGCTACAAAGTCTGCTCCCAGACAAAAATCCGGAGTTCCTCCAAAACCTGGTAGATCCTCTATTCGTCCGCATATTACGTCTGACCCTTCTGTCCGATCTTATCAGCCGTCAACTTCATCAGCTCCCCGACCCGTAATGGCGATTCAGCCCGTTGCTACGCTCGGGCCGACAATGGTCATTCAGCTAGAGTTGAATGATCGGCGAGTTCCTGTCCGGGCGCTTTTGGACCCTTGCGCAGGTCTTAGTCTAATTTGTCGGTCATTGGCCGAGGAACTTCGGCTAAGTCCTGTAGCAGTGGGTCCAGAAGTGTTCTGTCAGGTCTCAGTCGCATCATCACATGACCCATCGCAACGATTAGGGGTATCGGCAAGAATTGTGGATTTGACCCACATAACTTCTCCTTCGGAGTCCGTGAATCCTGCCCTAAAGGATCACTTTGCCGGGCTACAGTTAGCTGACCCGCATTTTTATCAAGCTTCACATGTAGCGATTGTCCTTGGTCCAGAGGTCTACCACAAAATAATGAGGCCACAAACATATTCTAGCCCGGGTTTCCCATGGGCCCAACTCACAATGTTTGGGTGGGTTATTTCGGGTCCATGCAACATATAA